A window of Theileria equi strain WA chromosome 4 map unlocalized gcontig_1105471998858, whole genome shotgun sequence contains these coding sequences:
- a CDS encoding hypothetical protein (encoded by transcript BEWA_017000A), which yields MNLSILCILLWQRVCSHHNTFPDLIPIDLDVRSYMHAPQIAVTRVDSEYKTCLFDIEEEHQSKYKIGNVWDGVFKVYDDSDIILTRNIFYIFIPFIRSYIQINSRYLHSSGKITMETVEFVKHATEEHYVELIREPVTFDLAQLPLAPLVIILKEINGYKEFVVDEFFKMDMFIGAVINGHAVIDNRVHGVIYKIVRLEIISPEKHKVTVKTLTKHGVEYLDEFESTRCGNAFNYLQTLHEESSTF from the coding sequence ATGAACCTGAGTATCTTGTGTATTCTTCTTTGGCAGCGTGTATGTAGCCACCATAACACATTTCCGGATCTTATTCCAATCGACTTGGACGTCCGTTCCTATATGCATGCACCGCAAATTGCAGTCACACGGGTTGATAGTGAATATAAAACCTGCCTCTTTGATATTGAGGAGGAACACCAAAGTAAATACAAAATTGGAAACGTATGGGATGGAGTATTCAAAGTGTATGATGACTCTGATATTATACTAACTAGGAACATATTCTACATCTTTATACCATTTATCAGGAGTTACATACAAATCAACAGCAGGTATCTGCATTCAAGTGGTAAAATCACAATGGAAACCGTTGAATTTGTAAAACATGCCACGGAAGAACATTACGTGGAACTCATAAGGGAACCAGTAACATTTGATCTCGCTCAACTTCCATTGGCTCCATTGGTTATTATATTAAAGGAAATTAACGGATACAAGGAATTTGTAGTTGACgaattttttaaaatggaCATGTTCATCGGAGCTGTCATTAATGGACACGCAGTAATAGACAACAGAGTACATGGAgtaatttataaaattgtaCGGCTAGAAATAATCAGCCCAGAAAAACATAAAGTTACCGTCAAAACACTCACAAAACATGGAGTTGAATATCTCGATGAATTCGAATCCACACGGTGCGGGAATGCGTTCAACTATTTGCAAACGTTACATGAAGAAAGTAgcacattttaa
- a CDS encoding hypothetical protein (encoded by transcript BEWA_016990A), whose protein sequence is MSKTLNLLDMWNNFLFIDEYKPEVNVSCYSINRGFDHIFKIGKVMEGNRLIVGDEPFLYHRSVNVIDDLYGKYVWINNILLEDGSFKCNTIGFKKENDTCIRLVRKVIDFDVNEVPEMPLEMEMKNFLESKKQVYSVKRSLVRSPVIGTIYCGEYIMHDDRCGILEKSIIIDRSKHGNLIVTINEENNDWTTNSASYEFIPQENGIPFVAVQDI, encoded by the coding sequence ATGAGCaaaaccctaaacctgCTGGACATGTGGAACAATTTTCTCTTTATAGATGAATATAAACCTGAAGTGAATGTATCATGCTATAGTATAAACCGAGGTTTTGATCACATCTTCAAAATAGGCAAGGTAATGGAGGGGAACCGGTTAATCGTCGGTGATGAACCATTTCTGTACCATCGTTCTGTGAATGTTATTGATGATTTATATGGTAAATACGTATGGATAAACAATATACTATTAGAGGATGGTTCATTCAAGTGTAATACAATAGGATTTAAGAAAGAAAACGACACATGCATTAGACTGGTTAGGAAAGTAATTGACTTTGACGTTAACGAAGTTCCAGAAATGCCATTggaaatggagatgaagaacttTTTAGAATCAAAAAAGCAAGTTTACTCGGTAAAGAGGTCGCTTGTGAGATCACCAGTTATAGGTACAATTTACTGTGGCGAATACATTATGCACGATGACAGATGCGGGATTCTAGAAAAAAGCATAATCATTGATCGATCCAAACACGGAAACCTAATTGTGACCATAAACGAAGAAAATAATGACTGGACAACAAATAGCGCAAGCTACGAATTTATTCCCCAAGAAAATGGTATACCATTTGTTGCTGTGCAGGATATCTAG
- a CDS encoding hypothetical protein (encoded by transcript BEWA_017020A) — protein MIYQDSIVLKTAEELVTIQTVKTENAPKLLAWHPLKPLLAVCGDEIEYTSHPKWELYKFGGSNVQGSVANLQFAQLGDLIALVTLTDQLLQIWDFDTQSILYSTNDFKWTSKKLIMNENDQLEEASTAPVSPSTKRVVGDEDSSFKKPKRLKRVNLIDDEAQEELFYDAAEKDIKEDEEEGDDEEEEMSTTHDDFHVNKAPGDDFEFMDVDSSLLDEIAVMRKKISQLEKKISGTSTRVLMPGSCPPPNDQNRQWCLFWDEIGQITKQGVNEGGNLHIYIFSGPLAGYIRKPDKYNCHTAALTSNAFIVGSNLMSQDTTCGIATYSNLSNGESWERRFKDDSLVAVAVTENFSAVLLKSSTLAIFTLGGSLISAFRVKGEPISLAAQGNLLLVVSGLNGSNVYSARLIWVNGLRGLARNGVSRIVNVHNEDFTTGGPITHIGLSNYTPWIVDSQGDLLLLLPVTSSFTKLCGISLEWVPTINIKKIGSSDDSKTESRVFPLYISNLQLCYIKLREGQKYPESAQAINFMGYTLHRAFLRLEMCSSAYLPFSKYSSMLSRDPLLKEIQTDGQNQDMQVVSDIANIPWQQYDDMRHMQALLNAQGEYILKLQNMYRFWIKNADNLQTTTVTSMVNSEKAHDKWLLRVLRKTKDKKQDNPVTRDAIQMLRMPKCLDAAKSILADQIDFRQRQVLQDSLMLLAQTDISKNKV, from the exons ATGATATATCAAGACAGCATTGTACTCAAAACTGCTGAAGAACTCGTTACTATACAAACAGTAAAGACTGAAAATGCACCAAAATTGTTGGCATGGCATCCTTTGAAACCTCTATTGGCAGTTTGTGGAGACGAAATAGAGTACACATCACATCCAAAGTGGGAACTATACAAGTTTGGTGGATCTAACGTTCAGGGTTCAGTCGCTAATTTGCAATTTGCGCAATTAGGTGACCTAATCGCACTTGTCACCCTCACTGATCAACTGCTACAAATTTGGGATTTTGACACACAATCTATTTTATACTCAACAAATG ATTTTAAATGGACGAGTAAAAAGTTGATAATGAATGAAAATGACCAGCTTGAGGAGGCTTCAACTGCTCCAGTTTCTCCCTCAACGAAACGAGTTGTGGGCGATGAGGATTCATCATTTAAGAAACCAAAGAGACTCAAGCGTGTGAATCTGATTGACGATGAAGCCCAAGAAGAGCTTTTTTACGATGCAGCAGAAAAGGACAttaaggaagatgaagaggaaggCGAcgatgaggaagaagaaatgtcCACTACACATGACGACTTTCATGTGAACAAGGCACCTGGAGATGACTTTGAATTTATGGATGTGGATTCATCCCTTTTGGATGAGATTGCCGTTATGAGAAAGAAGATTAGTCAACTAGAAAAGAAAATTTCTGGAACAAGCACAAGAGTTTTAATGCCTGGATCATGTCCACCTCCAAACGACCAAAACAGGCAATGGTGCCTATTTTGGGATGAAATAGGACAGATAACAAAACAAGGCGTAAACGAGGGTGGTaatctacacatttacataTTTTCTGGTCCATTGGCAGGATACATTAGAAAGCCAGACAAATACAACTGTCATACTGCAGCATTGACTTCCAATGCATTCATTGTTGGCTCAAACCTAATGAGTCAGGATACAACTTGTGGAATCGCAACATATTCTAATCTTAGCAACGGAGAGAGTTGGGAGAGAAGGTTCAAAGATGATTCGCTAGTTGCAGTTGCTGTGACTGAAAACTTTTCTGCAGTCCTTCTTAAAAGCTCCACACTTGCCATTTTCACTCTAGGTGGTTCTCTGATCTCTGCCTTTAGAGTAAAGGGCGAACCTATATCCCTTGCAGCACAAGGGAATCTTTTACTTGTTGTCTCAGGGCTTAATGGATCAAATGTCTATTCTGCACGTCTAATATGGGTGAATGGACTCAGAGGACTGGCAAGAAATGGTGTTTCTAGGATAGTAAATGTTCATAATGAAGATTTTACTACGGGAGGCCCAATAACACACATTGGACTTTCGAATTACACACCATGGATTGTGGATTCTCAGGGTGACCTATTACTCCTCTTGCCTGTAACGTCCAGCTTTACAAAGCTGTGTGGAATATCGCTGGAATGGGTACCCACAATCAACATTAAGAAAATTGGAAGTAGCGATGATTCAAAGACTGAATCGCGTGTTTTCCCTCTTTATATCAGCAACTTACAGCTTTGCTATATAAAACTTCGCGAGGGTCAAAAGTATCCAGAATCAGCGCAGGCTATAAACTTTATGGGTTATACCTTGCACAGGGCGTTTCTGAGACTAGAAATGTGTAGTAGTGCTTATCTTCCCTTTAGCAAATACTCATCCATGCTCAGCAGAGATCCACTACTAAAGGAGATACAAACAGATGGCCAAAACCAGGACATGCAGGTCGTTTCTGATATAGCTAACATACCATGGCAACAGTACGACGACATGAGGCATATGCAGGCACTGCTAAATGCCCAAGGAGAATATATATTGAAGCTGCAAAACATGTATAGATTTTGGATTAAAAATGCGGACAATTTACAAACGACCACAGTTACCTCCATGGTAAACTCTGAAAAGGCACACGATAAGTGGCTGCTGAGGGTTCTCAGAAAGACAAAAGATAAGAAACAGGATAATCCTGTAACCCGCGATGCTATACAGATGCTCAGAATGCCAAAATGCCTCGATGCTGCAAAAAGTATACTCGCTGACCAAATCGACTTTAGGCAAAG GCAAGTTCTTCAAGACTCACTCATGTTGTTGGCACAAACTGACATTAGTAAAAATAAAGTTTAA
- a CDS encoding hypothetical protein (encoded by transcript BEWA_017030A) has product MSGMLTLNVNCQGGGKDGDGTCKCGSNIHNLEAKKWIDQPTKGFIKLTHYSKIPFSLKKELGGFRIIEVGGVSERQPIKDVVSVSVYFWEGAKNKPILLGIKKRDKHEPTFYGKANTGITWRNSTVQNLDEQQALDNQNCHNNGAVPFNIKGSTSGDLLRDDKVTCVNTTRRIELVGGSKNHPGSEYVTTTYKVSGDTKISRVTYRGKDTTDLSPPTYPVGVIRLYSYPGAINVPLMLEFKSENDGSGSACFESKDTSGTNWLEYGSGNSFYNGDQGTPEPTDALSEQLDRVLCKYHNNVTLDLTKERYNNGDEYCCSEHKDGYKISVTSGEIKVNGVSKTASYCNHTIRGGKLAGVFYKDYGQRKNIKLHGSPFPIDGVDNVYVFYCQGNGPSLIYVDSKSAVDRGWYKKGDGNNWTWNSKLSVIRPAELKNLSCAKWKRLKGVLTECSCTNLTDDCSDPKQDEDEKQLQQEEEEVQKERQNAVALTSADSQAPTDPAPSPNAGNPSSTGIGSGSPSGSYTSPSSQQDDTGIPHEVTIDIYSRSVVGQSTIYGGNSPNIYVTPNSSQLSVKDFTESTHKAQGGNYITVKDFKYNERLIQGDLKGTIKNVRSVSVFYYTPIEAPNRIGDERGRPLLVKVTQKEPGSQSSTETYYANISTSHDDNTQWREWSLPRSKDALETKLTSLNCDLNNVVSIKVNQISGSYCGHLKAHIPGRVKVEKVDDHGSLGSYRAYKHELNGNSVGKFHISDFKNGQSITLNGLPTPILDAKKVVVYFCGKIPLLVYIYSNDLMTGPEKWFQSEDGGGTWTSASTLNGNNGANNDAIVGLLDTLNSPCKPSSITIDIYKRSSSGATYHQYTDTSSRRVITVTGVRNSSPGFIEYRHVILGRTTFTIEKFQYNGKPVTGGLSVPMSKVEEVSVYYWFPLETMEYMDKSRPLLFKVTLHGGDEKWYENNAEWKSAEGSGIFSPDNFQKKLQMLNCKLNYAVIIDVSQRPDNDQYKEYDACETTNKDSLDPNHGNARMQVAKDESKTGTSLGGYEVYSHTLKAHPHGKFHIVGFINNSTNSKEILNGIIASSERPILDVSEVRVYFCSKDDPKRPLLLYYKTNGGSPEHHLYQNHTPDDRGKWEYENNYSPLILYEQILEILNGLPSKCKQGTPPSPKAVSEETQPQPESPQALGGVGLATLGTMSLGTISGISSGTLAGSAATFFAGWKLYNRYKGDPWVRKA; this is encoded by the coding sequence atgagtggtATGTTAACGTTAAATGTAAACTGTCAAGGTGGAGGAAAAGATGGAGATGGAacatgtaaatgtggtaGTAATATACATAACCTAGAAGCCAAGAAGTGGATTGACCAACCTACTAAAGGCTTCATCAAACTTACCCACTACAGTAAAATACCATTCAGCCTGAAGAAGGAACTGGGTGGGTTTAGGATAATAGAAGTAGGAGGAGTGTCTGAAAGACAACCCATAAAAGATGTAGTGAGTGTCTCTGTTTACTTTTGGGAAGGAGCTAAAAATAAACCAATTCTGCTCGGAATTAAAAAACGTGATAAACATGAACCTACATTCTATGGCAAAGCCAATACAGGTATAACTTGGAGGAATAGTACAGTACAAAATCTGGACGAACAACAAGCTTTAGATAATCAGAACTGTCACAACAATGGCGCTGTCCCATTTAATATAAAGGGCTCTACATCTGGTGATCTTCTCAGAGATGATAAAGTTACCTGTGTAAATACCACCAGAAGGATAGAACTCGTTGGTGGTTCCAAAAATCATCCTGGCAGTGAATATGTTACTACGACTTATAAAGTTAGTGGAGATACTAAGATATCCAGAGTTACATATAGGGGAAAAGATACTACTGATTTGTCTCCTCCCACTTATCCAGTTGGTGTAATAAGACTCTACTCTTATCCAGGTGCTATAAACGTACCTCTCATGCTAGAATTTAAGTCAGAAAACGATGGATCAGGATCAGCATGCTTCGAAAGTAAAGATACAAGCGGTACAAACTGGTTAGAGTACGGTAGTGGTAATAGCTTCTATAACGGAGATCAGGGCACCCCTGAACCTACCGACGCCCTCTCTGAACAACTCGATAGGGTGCTTTGTAAATACCATAACAATGTCACCTTGGATCTTACCAAAGAGAGATAcaataatggagatgagtACTGTTGTAGCGAACATAAGGATGGATATAAGATCTCTGTAACATCTGGAGAGATAAAAGTAAATGGTGTTAGTAAGACTGCTTCATACTGCAACCATACCATTAGAGGTGGAAAACTAGCTGGTGTCTTTTACAAGGATTATGgtcaaaggaagaatataaaactaCACGGATCACCATTTCCCATAGATGGCGTAGATAATGTTTATGTGTTTTACTGTCAAGGGAATGGACCATCACTCATTTATGTTGACAGCAAAAGTGCTGTAGATAGAGGCTGGTACAAGAAGGGAGATGGTAACAACTGGACATGGAACTCAAAACTTAGTGTTATACGGCCTGCTGAGTTGAAAAACTTAAGTTGTGCGAAGTGGAAGAGACTAAAAGGGGTGCTCACGGAATGCAGCTGTACTAACTTGACAGATGATTGCTCCGATCCTaaacaagatgaagatgaaaaacaacttcaacaagaagaggaagaagtacAAAAGGAACGACAGAATGCAGTGGCTCTTACTTCCGCTGACTCTCAAGCTCCTACTGATCCTGCACCCTCTCCAAATGCTGGAAATCCTAGTAGTACTGGAATAGGATCAGGATCTCCTAGTGGCAGTTATACCTCACCTTCATCTCAACAAGACGATACTGGAATTCCACATGAAGtaactatagacatttacAGCAGATCAGTAGTTGGACAATCTACCATTTATGGAGGTAACTCTCCGAATATCTACGTAACTCCAAATTCTAGCCAACTTAGTGTGAAGGACTTTACTGAGTCTACCCATAAGGCACAGGGTGGGAACTACATCACCGTTAAGGACTTTAAATACAATGAACGACTTATCCAGGGAGATCTAAAAGGAActattaaaaatgtaaGATCAGTCTCCGTGTTCTATTACACACCCATAGAAGCGCCTAATAGGATAGGTGATGAGAGAGGTAGACCTTTGCTTGTAAAAGTCACTCAGAAGGAGCCTGGTTCACAATCATCTACTGAAACATACTATGCAAACATCAGTACTTCACATGATGACAATACACAATGGCGGGAATGGAGCCTACCTAGATCTAAGGATGCTCTAGAAACTAAACTCACCAGTCTAAACTGCGATCTAAACAACGTTGTAAGTATTAAAGTCAATCAGATTAGTGGATCTTATTGTGGTCATCTTAAGGCTCATATTCCCGGAAGAGTTAAGGTTGAAAAGGTAGATGATCATGGTAGTCTTGGAAGCTACAGGGCTTATAAGCATGAGCTGAATGGAAACTCAGTGGGAAAATTCCACATTTCTGATTTCAAAAATGGACAGAGTATAACACTTAATGGCCTACCAACACCTATTCTTGATGCTAAGAAAGTTGTTGTCTACTTCTGTGGTAAGATTCCCCTCTTGGTTTATATATACTCTAATGATCTTATGACTGGTCCTGAGAAATGGTTTCAGAGTGAGGATGGAGGAGGTACTTGGACATCTGCTTCTACCTTGAATGGAAACAATGGCGCTAACAATGACGCCATCGTCGGCCTTCTGGACACTCTTAACAGCCCATGCAAACCCTCTTCTATCACCATAGACATTTATAAGAGAAGTTCTTCTGGAGCAAcatatcatcaatataCTGATACAAGTTCCAGAAGAGTGATTACTGTAACAGGTGTCAGGAATAGCTCACCTGGCTTCATTGAGTATAGACATGTAATTCTTGGAAGGACTACATTTACCATTGAGAAGTTCCAATATAATGGAAAGCCTGTTACAGGTGGTTTGAGTGTACCCATGAGTAAAGTGGAGGAAGTCTCCGTATACTATTGGTTCCCTCTGGAAACTATGGAGTATATGGACAAGAGTAGACCCCTTCTTTTCAAGGTTACCCTGCACGgtggagatgaaaaatggtatgaaaataacGCTGAATGGAAAAGTGCTGAAGGATCTGGAATATTTTCTCCAGACAATTTCCAAAAGAAACTTCAGATGCTCAATTGCAAACTCAACTATGCTGTAATAATAGATGTTAGTCAGAGGCCAGATAATGATCAGTATAAGGAATACGATGCTTGTGAGACAACTAATAAGGATAGTCTGGATCCTAATCATGGTAACGCAAGAATGCAAGTTGCTAAGGACGAATCTAAAACTGGTACCTCTCTTGGAGGTTATGAAGTTTACTCTCACACTCTCAAAGCTCATCCGCATGGAAAGTTTCACATAGTTGGATTCATTAATAATAGCACTAATTCTAAAGAGATACTCAATGGAATCATAGCAAGTAGTGAAAGACCCATTCTTGATGTGAGCGAAGTAAGAGTCTACTTTTGCTCAAAGGATGATCCTAAAAGACCCCTTCTCTTGTACTACAAAACTAATGGAGGATCACCTGAACATCACTTGTACCAGAACCATACTCCTGATGACCGTGGCAAATGGGAATACGAGAACAACTATTCACCTCTAATTCTCTATGAACAGATCCTCGAAATACTCAATGGTCTTCCAAGTAAATGCAAACAGGGTACTCCTCCATCTCCTAAAGCTGTTTCTGAAGAAACTCAACCTCAACCTGAATCTCCTCAAGCTCTTGGTGGAGTTGGTCTTGCTACTCTTGGCACTATGTCTCTCGGGACAATTTCTGGTATATCCTCAGGTACTCTTGCAGGAAGTgctgcaacattttttgctggatggaaactctataaccgctataagggagatccttgggttagaaAAGCGTAG
- a CDS encoding conserved hypothetical protein (encoded by transcript BEWA_017010A) — MSRKVTFGYRYNPDRVERKGKKKAQIYQDMRKDKDPYYVIHKFLYENDPDNPNFKYDIDLATKEPCKRNIFAHYKKDNKLRFFWYASRKKVPKGPASRYIDFTRGRNEFRFSKLESFFHILPYVHEHYKDDPRYIYYMNRFLAYHGKRAREKRILRKLEAIKKGETDTTGSEERSVYDRERLMQALGDFMAVSSKELLSYYPENIKVDLGDGKHFMVKRDGFKVHGEYYSRIDKKNRKTPYDIYTPYYRTKHSSKRRRFRERGVPLNPEDRCKTRRERLMKRAANRDPKEFYKKYLKRHNPRHLKPEVLWEY; from the coding sequence ATGAGCAGGAAGGTTACCTTTGGCTACAGATACAACCCAGATAGAGTCGAAAGAAAGGGTAAAAAAAAGGCTCAAATATACCAGGACATGAGGAAAGACAAGGACCCTTACTACGTGATCCACAAATTCCTCTACGAGAATGATCCAGACAACCCGAATTTTAAATACGATATTGATTTAGCCACCAAGGAGCCATGCAAGCGTAACATTTTTGCACATTACAAAAAGGATAATAAATTGCGTTTCTTTTGGTATGCATCTAGAAAAAAAGTTCCGAAAGGACCTGCCAGTAGGTACATTGATTTTACCCGTGGGAGGAACGAATTTCGCTTTAGCAAGTTGGAGAGTTTCTTTCATATTCTGCCATACGTACATGAGCATTACAAGGATGACCCAAGATATATTTACTATATGAATCGCTTTCTTGCATACCACGGAAAACGTGCAAGAGAAAAGAGGATTTTAAGGAAGCTAGAAGCCATCAAAAAAGGTGAAACAGATACTACAGGGTCCGAAGAACGGTCGGTTTATGATAGGGAACGACTGATGCAGGCACTAGGGGATTTTATGGCTGTGAGCTCCAAGGAACTGCTATCATAttatccagaaaatataaaggtGGACCTTGGCGATGGAAAACATTTCATGGTAAAGAGAGATGGTTTCAAGGTACACGGTGAATACTATTCCAgaattgataaaaagaataGAAAAACTCCCTATGATATTTACACCCCCTACTATAGAACAAAACACTCGTCAAAGAGGAGGAGATTTAGGGAGAGAGGTGTACCACTAAATCCTGAGGATCGCTGCAAGACTAGACGTGAACGACTGATGAAAAGGGCCGCTAATAGAGATCCAAAGGAgttttataaaaaatatctCAAACGCCATAACCCACGTCATTTAAAACCAGAAGTTCTTTGGGAATATTAA
- a CDS encoding hypothetical protein (encoded by transcript BEWA_017040A) yields the protein MESVNFVRDVQSSYVAFARGLDVAIVSDFSKENEIGKGDWKKCANLVKNSGSGENENDHVVSVSALKLEKQTVDYVVVLGLKSGLIVLAIIDSSGKLEVLGTHTLDGLAELEVHVAGKEFSAKNVHVFCKVNEEVVKFSWETKEVTKVTR from the exons ATGGAAAGCGTTAATTTTGTACGAGATGTGCAGTCTAG TTACGTGGCCTTTGCGCGAGGACTTGACGTTGCCATAGTCTCAGATTTTTCCAAGGAGAATGAGATAGGAAAGGGAGACTGGAAGAAATGTGCGAATCTTGTCAAGAACTCTGGCTCaggagagaatgaaaacGACCACGTCGTCAGTGTGTCTGCACTAAAGTTGGAGAAGCAGACAGTAGATTACGTCGTAGTTTTGGGCTTAAAGTCTGGGCTCATTGTACTTGCAATCATTGACTCTTCTGGGAAGCTGGAAGTTTTGGGTACTCATACTCTGGACGGTCTAGCAGAGCTGGAGGTGCATGTTGCTGGGAAGGAATTTAGCGCTAAGAATGTACACGTATTTTGTAAAGtgaatgaagaagttgtaaAGTTTTCGTGGGAGACAAAAGAGGTGACGAAGGTTACGAGGTAA